The Paracoccus liaowanqingii genome window below encodes:
- a CDS encoding YnfA family protein, producing MPATLGLYLLAALAEIAGCFAFWAWLRLGRSVLWLVPGIAALALFAWLLTRVEADFAGRAYAAYGGIYVAASVGWLWMTEGQMPTRLDLLGAGLCIAGTLVIVAGARA from the coding sequence ATGCCCGCCACGCTTGGCCTGTACCTGCTGGCGGCCTTGGCCGAGATCGCGGGCTGCTTTGCCTTCTGGGCCTGGCTGCGGCTTGGCCGCTCGGTGCTGTGGCTGGTGCCGGGGATCGCGGCGCTGGCGTTGTTCGCCTGGCTGCTGACGCGGGTCGAGGCGGATTTCGCGGGCCGCGCCTATGCGGCCTATGGCGGGATCTATGTCGCGGCCTCGGTGGGCTGGCTGTGGATGACCGAGGGGCAGATGCCCACGCGCCTCGATCTGCTGGGCGCGGGGCTGTGCATCGCGGGGACGCTGGTGATCGTGGCGGGCGCGCGGGCCTGA
- a CDS encoding SDR family NAD(P)-dependent oxidoreductase yields MTLSIQGKTAIVTGAARGVGLAIARHLADRGASVMFADGDEAALNSVVSDYEDGQTQVRRFVGNMAEKLAMANLLSATLDAFDRVDILVNAHRFVRGSDPLDTDMDALEEMLRQNMLAGLRLSQMVAKRMIRQAEGEGTASQTGAIVNISTLAARRPVPSMLGYSIACAAQEQATRGLALALAPHRIRVNGVSFSSVMSHELQCALKDNPDTRALIIAGTPLGRIAAADELAETVHYLCSDGARFVTGQIVTVDGGRSLADPVTAQIL; encoded by the coding sequence ATGACCCTCTCGATCCAAGGCAAGACCGCCATCGTGACCGGCGCCGCGCGCGGCGTGGGGCTGGCCATCGCCCGGCACCTGGCAGACCGCGGCGCCTCGGTCATGTTCGCCGATGGCGACGAGGCGGCGCTGAACTCGGTCGTCTCGGATTACGAGGACGGCCAGACGCAGGTGCGCCGCTTCGTGGGCAACATGGCCGAAAAGCTGGCCATGGCGAATCTGCTCTCGGCGACGCTGGACGCCTTCGACCGGGTCGACATCCTGGTCAACGCGCATCGCTTCGTCCGGGGCAGCGATCCCCTGGACACCGACATGGATGCGCTCGAGGAGATGCTGCGCCAGAACATGCTGGCCGGGCTGCGTCTGTCGCAGATGGTGGCCAAGCGCATGATCCGTCAGGCCGAGGGCGAGGGCACTGCCAGCCAGACCGGCGCGATCGTCAACATCTCGACCTTGGCGGCGCGGCGCCCGGTCCCCTCGATGCTGGGCTATTCCATCGCCTGCGCCGCGCAGGAACAGGCGACGCGCGGCCTGGCCCTGGCGCTGGCCCCGCACCGCATCCGCGTGAACGGCGTCAGCTTCAGCAGCGTCATGTCGCACGAGTTGCAATGCGCGCTGAAGGACAATCCCGACACCCGCGCCCTGATCATCGCGGGCACGCCCCTGGGCCGCATCGCGGCCGCCGACGAGCTGGCCGAGACGGTACATTACCTCTGCAGCGACGGCGCCCGCTTCGTGACCGGCCAGATCGTCACCGTCGACGGCGGCCGCAGCCTGGCCGACCCGGTCACCGCCCAGATCCTCTGA
- the hemF gene encoding oxygen-dependent coproporphyrinogen oxidase codes for MTDAMDDQRHDAATWFHTLRDRIVAAFEALEDRAAGPAAPGRFEVTPTTRENDGGGGLMSVMRGGRVFEKVGVNWSQVHGTLAPRAQAAMAARGVAGMAEDPRFWASGVSLVAHMQNPHAPAVHMNTRMFWTPGAWWFGGGTDLNPCLEYPKDTAHFHDTLQDACAPHGADYYDRFKAWADEYFFIPHRGRARGVGGIFYDDLNTGDWQADFAFTRAVGEAFLPAFLPLAEARMTQAFTEADRDTQLIHRGLYAEYNLVYDRGTKFGLETGHNADAVLMSLPPLAKWI; via the coding sequence ATGACCGATGCCATGGACGACCAACGCCACGACGCCGCGACCTGGTTCCACACCCTGCGCGACCGCATCGTGGCGGCCTTCGAGGCGCTGGAGGACCGCGCCGCAGGCCCCGCCGCCCCGGGCCGGTTCGAGGTCACCCCCACCACCCGCGAGAATGACGGCGGCGGCGGGCTGATGTCGGTCATGCGCGGCGGCCGGGTCTTCGAGAAGGTCGGCGTGAACTGGTCGCAGGTCCACGGCACCCTCGCGCCCCGCGCCCAGGCCGCCATGGCCGCGCGCGGCGTGGCGGGCATGGCCGAGGATCCGCGCTTCTGGGCCTCGGGCGTCAGCTTGGTGGCGCATATGCAGAACCCCCATGCCCCGGCGGTCCACATGAACACGCGCATGTTCTGGACGCCCGGCGCCTGGTGGTTCGGCGGCGGCACCGACCTGAACCCCTGCCTGGAATACCCAAAGGACACCGCGCATTTCCACGACACCCTGCAGGACGCCTGCGCGCCCCACGGCGCCGATTACTACGACCGCTTCAAGGCCTGGGCGGACGAGTATTTCTTCATCCCCCATCGCGGCCGCGCGCGGGGCGTGGGCGGGATCTTCTATGACGACCTGAACACCGGCGACTGGCAGGCCGACTTCGCCTTCACCCGCGCCGTGGGCGAGGCCTTCCTGCCCGCCTTCCTGCCCTTGGCCGAGGCGCGCATGACCCAAGCCTTCACCGAGGCCGACCGCGACACCCAGCTGATCCACCGCGGCCTCTATGCCGAATACAACCTCGTCTACGACCGGGGCACCAAGTTCGGCCTGGAAACTGGCCACAATGCCGATGCCGTGCTGATGAGCCTGCCGCCCTTGGCGAAATGGATCTAG